The sequence ATAATAGCTGATTTTACTATAAGATGAAAGAAAAAAGAGGATCTTTGCTCATAGATTGAACAAGAAATCCTCTATAACATGATTGGGAGATTAAACCCTAGTAATTCTCTTAATTATCTTGTACTAATTTAACCATTAATTTTGCAATGGCTTGTTGCTCTTCTGGTGTAGCAACAGACCATAAATCTGCAAGAACTCTTTCCTGATGGTTTTTAGGATCTACTTGCTTTGCTAAGTAATCACCAACTTGGTACGCAATTTCATTGATCGTAGATTGAGACATTCCTTGTTGCTGTGCCTCTTGTAGGCGATCACCTAAAAAGTCTTTCCATTGTTCCCAGTTTTCTAAAATAGACATATTTAAACCTCCTTAAATAGTATTACCTCGTTATTTTGTTTAAAGGAGGTTTAAATTATGCATGTTCCATCTAAGATTCAAGTAAAGAATAAGCGGGCATGGCTTATGTATACCAACCACCGTTAACACCTATAATCTGACCTGTAATATAAGATGAGCGCTCAGAAATTAGAAAAGATACAGATTCCGCTATATCTTTTGGGGCCGCTAACCTTCCCATGGGAATTTCACCTTTCACCATCTCGAGCTCTTCACTACTGAACTGTGAAAGCATCGTTGTATCTACCGCTCCAGGTGCAATCCCATTGACACGAATTCCATTCAAAGCCAATTCTTTACTAAGGGATTTAACGAAAGCAATTTGGGCACCCTTTACCGTTGAATAGACCACTTCACAGGCTGCACCTGTCTGTCCCCATATGGATGTGATCAATACGATGCTGCCACTTTGCTGTCGAATCATTTTGGGCAGTAACTCTTTCGTTAATAGCAGAGGAGAGGTCATGTGAATCATTGTCATTTTTTCTAAAGTAGCTGGATCTGTTTCAACAAATAACCCATAATGGCTTACCCCGCTATTGTGTACAATCGCATCAATGGTAAAAACATTTTCAACAATTTTTTTATAACCTTGAGGAGTGGATAGGTCCGCTTGTATCGGGATATATTCACCGTTGTAAATCGACAAAGCTTGAAGCAAGTCTCGAATGGATGAGACATTTTCGTTGTAGTGTAAATAAAGGGAATACCCTTCCTCGGCTAGTTTCATCGCGATGGCTTGACCAATTCCACCGCTCGCTCCTGTAATGAGAGCAAATTTATTCATTGTATCACTTCCTTGAAAATAACAATATACTCCCCTTATTTTACCACTACACGAAAAAAACGCCGACCATGCGGCGTTATTTTTTTGGAACAATTTGACAAACGGTAAATCGGTCTTCTGAAATAAATTCAGCTGCCGTTGTTTTGATTTGATCCAATGTGAGCGATTCCAGTGTTGGTACAATATCAAACAAATTCATTTCATTAAAGGCATAGCGAGTAAATTGGTTAGCAATATATTCGGGTGAATTGATCGCACGAAGGAATGTCCCGATCTTTTTCTTAATCGTCCGCTCTAACCCTTCTGCCGTAAAAGCATCCCCCTCTTTCGCGGCAAGCAACATCGTTTTAAGCTTATTTGCTAATTCATCTGGTTTACGAGTATCCCCGCCAATGATGGCAAAACCAAAGCCATTCTCCTGGCTATAGTCAAAGGAGAAAGTATCATCGATCAACCCTTCTGAATATAATTTATGATAGTTATCCGAACTTTTTCCAAATAGGATATCGAGGATAATATTTAATGATAACTCATTTTTCAACTGGTCTAATCCAGATAAATCTATTTTATTTGCCTTGATACCAACCATACATTTTGAGGTTTGAACATTCATTGGCAGGATTTGCTTGTCACGAGCTACTCCAACAGGTTCTTCCTCAAACTTACGTTTAATCTCGTGAATTTCAGCAAACTGCTTTTTATTTTGATTTTCCTTAATTTGCTTCATCGTCGCTTCAACATCAACAGGTCCAACAACGAATAACAACATATTGCTTGGATGATAAAACGTTCGATAGCATTCATACAATAAATCTTTTGTAATGTGAGAAATCGATTCAATTGTCCCAGCAATATCAATGCTAACAGGATGATTATGATACATATTTTCGATCACACCGTAATATAAGCGCCAATCTGGGTTATCATCATACATCGTAATTTCCTGGCCGATAATTCCTTTTTCTTTTTCAACTGTTTTTTCAGTAAAATAAGGTTCTTGCACAAAGTCCATCAAAGTTTCTAAATTTAACTCCACATCTGAAGTGCTTGAAAATAAGTATGCTGTTCTTGTAAACGATGTAAACGCATTCGCTGATGCTCCTTGTTTACTAAACTGCTGAAACACATCCCCATGTTCTTTTTCAAAAAGTTTGTGTTCTAAAAAGTGAGCAATTCCATCTGGAACTTTTAGATAGTCTTCTTTTCCGAGAGGAATGAAATGATTATCAATGGAACCGTATTTAGTCGTGAACGTAGCATATGTTTTATTAAATCCCTTTTTCGGCAAAATATATACTTCTAGACCATTAGTAAGCTTTTCATGATAAAGCTCTTCATGAAGTTGGCGAAATTGAATTTTTTCCATTCTTATTGCCCCCCTTCAGTTAAAAAGTAGATGGTATCTAAATCAATTTTATTTGCAACTTTCATAATGTCTGCTTTTGTTACCAAATCCATTTTGGTCATCCAATCATCAAGAGAAAAAACAGCCTTTGAAACCACATTATGATAAAGTATTTCGACGATTCCCCTTGACGTGTCAATGGTTTCTAAAAGTTGGTTCTTAATGACAGCCTTTGTTTGAACGATTTCTTCATCTGAGAAATCTCCTTCAGTCATGGCCTTCATTTGTTCCTTAATAATGGAAACTGCCTGATCATAATTTTTATTATCAATTCCTGACATCACGAGCATCAATCCTTTATGGCTTTCTAATCGGCTCGCAACATAATAAGCAAGACTCGCCTTTTCCCGGACATTTAAAAATAATTTGGAATGAGAAAAACCGCCAAATATTCCGTTATAAACTTGCAATGCATAATAATCGTTATCCCCATAATAAATATTTGTTCGATAGCCAATATTTAATTTGCCTTGCTTAACATCCTGAGTTTCTTTAATTTCTTTAACAATACCACTTGATTGCTTGGATTTACGATCTATGCTTTTAGGAGAACGGCTTTCAAAGCTCATTAATTGTTGGACTAACTTTTCTACTTCATCGCTATTCACATCTCCAACTACATATAAATCCAATTCATCTTCTAAAAGCGCTCGCTCATAGTATTGGTAAAGGTTAGTCGGTGTAATGGGCTCGACATCCGCTAATTCCCCATGAACATTTAAAGCATATGGTTCGTCTTTGCACATTTCCTGGATTAGACGAAAGTTGGAGTACTTCATTTTATCATCATAAATTGATTGAATCCGTTGTTTTAAGGAACGTTTTTCATTATCGATTGTAGCTTGGTCAAAGGTCTGTGCCTCCACGTTTGGATTTTTAATCACCTCTGCTAAAAATTGGATGGCTTTTTGTAACAATGGCGTAGAATTGGATAAAAACTTTTCATTTGCGATTTCAACCGTAAAACTAATCACATGATATTCACCTTTTTTAGCTAAATCAATATAAAATAAAGCACCATATAAATCATCCAAGTAAGATCTTAATGCTGCAGTGGTAGGATAGTGTTTTGAACTACTTTGCAATACATGTGGCAGCAAAGCACGTTTCGTTACATCCTCGTGATTTAATGGGGCTTTCATTTTAAACACGATCGTATTTGTTTTAAATTTATCTGTAGGGATTACATGAAGATTCATCCCTTCTAATTCAATCACTTTTTCTGAAAAAACATCCATGAACTTTCCTCCTTCTATTCGCTTATTTAAGCTTATGCTCATACTATATAAGTTATTTTCTACCTTATCCAACATATTCCTACTATACCTTTATTTTCCTTCCCATATCAAGTTTATGGAAGCCTTAAAAGACATTATCTAATATAACTAAAAAAAGTGCAGACCATTCATCTGCACTTTACATATACCCTAATAATGCTAACTTATATCCTCTGAAGATTTCCCCATGAGTACAGTTCGAGGCTTACTCCCTTCATAAGGGCCGACAATGCCTCTTGCTTCCATTTCGTCGATTAATCTAGCTGCTCTTGTATAACCAATCCGAAATCTTCTCTGTAGCATGGATACAGAAGCTGTCTGCATCTCCAGTACTAAATCAACCGCATCAGGATAAAGTTCATCGTCCACTTCGCTATTCGTTTCAGGAATATCCTCTGGAATCATATTTTCTTGATACTGGGCTTTTTGTTGACCAATAACAAAGTCGACCACCTCTTGGACTTCTTCATCCGATAAAAAAGCTCCTTGAATTCGTACTGGTTTTGAGGCACCGACTGGATGAAATAGCATATCCCCTCGTCCTAATAACTTCTCTGCTCCACCCATATCCAAAATCGTCCGGGAATCTGTTGCAGATGAAACTGCAAACGCAATTCGTGAAGGGATATTTGCTTTAATTACCCCAGTAATTACATCTACAGATGGGCGCTGTGTGGCAATAATTAAATGAATGCCTGCAGCCCGAGCCATCTGTGCTAGGCGTGTAATGGAATCTTCTACATCGGAAGAAGCCACCATCATTAAATCAGCCAACTCATCAACAATAACGACTATATAGGGGAGAAGAGGCTGCTCAACATCTTCTGTCGCATTATGTTTTCGTATGTGATCGTTATAGCCTTCTATATTTCTCGTACCCGTATGGGCAAATAATTCGTATCTTCTTTCCATTTCATCTACTACTTTTTTCAAAGCTTGAGACGCCTTTTTGGCATTCGTTACAACAGGTGCCAACAAATGGGGAATTCCGTTGTATACATTTAATTCTACCATTTTCGGATCAATCATCATGAGCTTTACTTCATGTGGCTTGGCCCTCATTAAAATGCTTGTAATAATTCCATTTATACAAACACTTTTCCCGCTTCCTGTAGCACCCGCAACGAGTAAGTGGGGCATTTTATTTAATTCTGCAAGTACCGCTTCCCCAGTAATATCCCGACCTAACCCAATCATTAACTTTGCATCGGGTTTGTCCTTAGGATTAGATTCAATGACTTCTCGAAGCGAAACCATCGCTACCTCTGTATTGGGAACTTCAATCCCAATCGCAGATTTCCCTGGAATTGGGGCTTCCATCCGAATATCTTTAGCTGCTAATGCAAGTGCCAAGTCATCTGTTAAACTTACAATTTTGCTGACTTTCACCCCTGCACTTGGATGGACTTCATACTTTGTAACAGCTGGTCCAAGATGAACCTGTGTTACATTCGCCTTTACACCAAAGCTTTGAAAGGTTTTTTCTAATTTTGCCGCATTTTCATGGATCATTTTATACTCCCCACTTTGGTCCGTATGCTGTGGGAGCTTTAATAAATCCATTGACGGTAATTCATAGTCAACATTTTCGACTTCTGTAAATGTAATGGGCGGTGCATCGTCTTCTACTTCACGAGTCTCTTCCTCCGTCTTTTCAATTTCATCTATGGAAGGCTTTTCGTCAGAACTAGCCTGATAGACTTTATCGGTAAAACTAGAAATAATGGGTTCTGGCTTTTCCTCTTGTTCTTCGATGACAGGTTGTGGTGGCACGTGGTCTCTAATCGGTTTTTCAACAATCAATGGTTTCTTTTCCTTCTTTATGACCTTATCATTGCGATTGACTTTCCATTGCTGAATCCAATGGGACAAATCTTCCCGAAAGGCCAACCATTGTTTTTTTATCAATTTTAAAATCGTGATAAAAAATTTAACAATGGATTGTCCATACGTTTTTCCTGTTACTAAAATCACACCAACTATGATCATGACGAAAGAAAATAGTTGAGTCCCTGCCTCATCAAATAAAAAGTAGAATAGCGCGAACAAAACGGCTCCAATCATTCCACCACCTAAATCGGTCGCGTTTGTTTTTCCGCCTACTTCCATCCAGAATAAATCCCAAGTATTTGATATAACGCTAGGGTTTGCGAATTGATTTCCATTTGATAGAAGCTGAAAGAGTGTCACATGACTTAAGAGAAATAACGAGGAAAAAATAATGTAAATGCCGATCAATTTAATTGAAAACAAAAAGGGTCTTTCCCGTTTCCACATTAAATAACCACCATAAACCATCATTCCGATGAGTGCAACCATGTACCATTCACCAATAAAAAATCGAAAAAACTGCACAATTGTATTTCCGACTGCCCCTAATTCTGCCATCGAAATAATCGCCACAGAGACTAATACACAAGCAACTATTTCATATTTAATTGTTTGCTTAAGATGTTCTTTACTCGTGGAACGTCGCCTTTTTCGTTTGGCCATGGTATCACACCTTAATAAATAATATTACGAAAGAAGAAAGCAGCCTATTGGCTGCCTTGTCTTTACCCTATTTCTATTATATCATACCCAACACCGAACACATATGCCCTATATAAAAATTTTCCCAATCCTTCCAAAGTCTGGATGAAGTTAAAATTGTTTATTAGACAGTACGGTTCCTGGACAATATCGTTCATCTAAATAGTGACATGGATCGCTGCTCATGACCCGGACGACCCGATAATCACGATTTTCATCCATTTCGACTAACAAGGGAACCCCTGAATAGTCAATCATAGTCTGCTTCCCATACTCTAATTCATCGGTTTGAAAAATTAATTCTTGTGGGATGGTTGTATATAAGATCATTGCACAAGCCCCTCATTTTCTCCAATGCTCGAGTTATTTTTTAACTCAATTAATTCGTTTAATTTCCGCATCGCCTCTCCAATTCCGCCTACCGCATCAATTAAACCTGAATCAACAGCATCATTGCCAATCACATTTGTCCCAATATCCCGTGTTAAGTTGCCTTTTGCAAACATAAGATCTTTAAAATCATCTTCACTTATTTCCGAATGCTTTGTCACAAATCGGATCACCCGATCTTGCATTTTATCTAAATATTCAAAGGTTTGTGGAACACTGATCACTAATCCTGTTAGGCGAATCGGGTGGATTGTCATTGTAGCCGTCTCAGCTATAAAGCTATAATCACATGAAACCGCAATGGGCACCCCGATCGAATGCCCGCCTCCTAAAACGATTGATACGGTTGGTTTAGAAAGCGAGGCTAACATTTCTGATATGGCTAATCCCGCTTCGACATCCCCACCAACTGTATTTAAAATCACCAACAATCCTTCAATCTTTGGGTTTTGCTCAATTGCCACTAACTGAGGAATAATATGTTCATATTTCGTTGTTTTATTTTGTGGGGGCAAAGCTAAATGTCCCTCCACCTGTCCGATTATCGTAAGACAATGAATCTTAGAATCTTGTGCTAGTTGAGGTACGTTTGTTTGTCCTAGCTGTTGGATTTTTTCAATTAAACCTGAGGTTTGATCCTCTTTCGGTTTTTCTTGTTCTTGGTTTTGTCCTGCGTTTCTAAGCTTCTCTTTATCCATCTTACATTGACTCCCTTCATTGACATATAAAGTTAGTATGAGAAACAAACTAACTTTTCATGCAACATGAGAGTTCTTTGATGATTTAATCATTTTTTAAGATGGAAAGAAAATGAACTAAGATTTTAGCGGTTAATCCCCAAATCACTTTGCCGTTATATTGATAAAAATATTCATCAATTGGGTGGATTTGCCATTTATAATTTTCCCCACCTATTAGCAAATCTAAAGGAAAATTTTCTTCGGGAACAACTTTAAAGTGAATTTTGTACACTTCTGGTTCCGTAGTTAAGAAATAATTCAATGGAACAGTAAATACCTCTCCGACCTCCAATTGATTCGGTTTTATTTTATCAGGATTCTTTATTGTACCAACAAATGGATAAATAATATTTCCCGTCGCATTGGCCATAAAATCAAGGGGCATCACGTTTGCGATTTCCTCTTCGCTGATCCCCAATTCTTCGGACGTTTCACGAATGGCGCATTGACTGTGATTAGGGTCATCTTTTTCCATTTTGCCACCCGGAAAGCAGATTTCACCAGGCTGCCTTCTTAAATTCATGGAACGAACCTCAAATAACACATGGGTTTCATTATTCTTTTCAAGAAGAGGTAGTAAAACAGCAAATGTTTGTAATTCTTTATGACCTAATATATTCGGCTTATGACCACTTAATTTCGTTATCACCTTTGACAGTTCCATAACAAAACCTCCATTTTTCAAAGTAAGCTCTTTCCATAAGGTGATAAAAATGTAAAACAAGGCTGACTCTAGTCATGAGTCAGCCTTAAAGATGATCAATGGGGGTGAATGAACCCCCACTGATGGAAGTGTCACTTTATTTAACTTCCATTATAATAGGTAAAATCATTGGGCGGCGTTTTGTTTTTTCATATAAATATTGATTAAGAATGTCACGCATATCCTGTTTAATCATGGCCCAGTCGAACGTATCTCTAGAAATACTTTGTTCAACAATCGCTCGGACACGGTTTGAAGCTTCTTCAAGCAATTTCTCTGATTCTCTGACATATACAAAGCCTCTAGAAATAATTTCAGGTCCTGAAGATATTTTCTTTTCTTTTTTATTTAACGTTACTACGACGATTAAAATTCCATCTTGAGATAATAGCTTCCTGTCCCGTAAGACAATATTTCCAACATCTCCAACCCCACTGCCATCAATTAATACATTGCCAGCCGGGACCTTTCCATTTGGACGAATC is a genomic window of Niallia sp. XMNu-256 containing:
- a CDS encoding DUF3243 domain-containing protein, which encodes MSILENWEQWKDFLGDRLQEAQQQGMSQSTINEIAYQVGDYLAKQVDPKNHQERVLADLWSVATPEEQQAIAKLMVKLVQDN
- a CDS encoding SDR family oxidoreductase, translating into MNKFALITGASGGIGQAIAMKLAEEGYSLYLHYNENVSSIRDLLQALSIYNGEYIPIQADLSTPQGYKKIVENVFTIDAIVHNSGVSHYGLFVETDPATLEKMTMIHMTSPLLLTKELLPKMIRQQSGSIVLITSIWGQTGAACEVVYSTVKGAQIAFVKSLSKELALNGIRVNGIAPGAVDTTMLSQFSSEELEMVKGEIPMGRLAAPKDIAESVSFLISERSSYITGQIIGVNGGWYT
- a CDS encoding pitrilysin family protein, yielding MEKIQFRQLHEELYHEKLTNGLEVYILPKKGFNKTYATFTTKYGSIDNHFIPLGKEDYLKVPDGIAHFLEHKLFEKEHGDVFQQFSKQGASANAFTSFTRTAYLFSSTSDVELNLETLMDFVQEPYFTEKTVEKEKGIIGQEITMYDDNPDWRLYYGVIENMYHNHPVSIDIAGTIESISHITKDLLYECYRTFYHPSNMLLFVVGPVDVEATMKQIKENQNKKQFAEIHEIKRKFEEEPVGVARDKQILPMNVQTSKCMVGIKANKIDLSGLDQLKNELSLNIILDILFGKSSDNYHKLYSEGLIDDTFSFDYSQENGFGFAIIGGDTRKPDELANKLKTMLLAAKEGDAFTAEGLERTIKKKIGTFLRAINSPEYIANQFTRYAFNEMNLFDIVPTLESLTLDQIKTTAAEFISEDRFTVCQIVPKK
- a CDS encoding pitrilysin family protein, with the protein product MDVFSEKVIELEGMNLHVIPTDKFKTNTIVFKMKAPLNHEDVTKRALLPHVLQSSSKHYPTTAALRSYLDDLYGALFYIDLAKKGEYHVISFTVEIANEKFLSNSTPLLQKAIQFLAEVIKNPNVEAQTFDQATIDNEKRSLKQRIQSIYDDKMKYSNFRLIQEMCKDEPYALNVHGELADVEPITPTNLYQYYERALLEDELDLYVVGDVNSDEVEKLVQQLMSFESRSPKSIDRKSKQSSGIVKEIKETQDVKQGKLNIGYRTNIYYGDNDYYALQVYNGIFGGFSHSKLFLNVREKASLAYYVASRLESHKGLMLVMSGIDNKNYDQAVSIIKEQMKAMTEGDFSDEEIVQTKAVIKNQLLETIDTSRGIVEILYHNVVSKAVFSLDDWMTKMDLVTKADIMKVANKIDLDTIYFLTEGGQ
- a CDS encoding DNA translocase FtsK, producing MAKRKRRRSTSKEHLKQTIKYEIVACVLVSVAIISMAELGAVGNTIVQFFRFFIGEWYMVALIGMMVYGGYLMWKRERPFLFSIKLIGIYIIFSSLFLLSHVTLFQLLSNGNQFANPSVISNTWDLFWMEVGGKTNATDLGGGMIGAVLFALFYFLFDEAGTQLFSFVMIIVGVILVTGKTYGQSIVKFFITILKLIKKQWLAFREDLSHWIQQWKVNRNDKVIKKEKKPLIVEKPIRDHVPPQPVIEEQEEKPEPIISSFTDKVYQASSDEKPSIDEIEKTEEETREVEDDAPPITFTEVENVDYELPSMDLLKLPQHTDQSGEYKMIHENAAKLEKTFQSFGVKANVTQVHLGPAVTKYEVHPSAGVKVSKIVSLTDDLALALAAKDIRMEAPIPGKSAIGIEVPNTEVAMVSLREVIESNPKDKPDAKLMIGLGRDITGEAVLAELNKMPHLLVAGATGSGKSVCINGIITSILMRAKPHEVKLMMIDPKMVELNVYNGIPHLLAPVVTNAKKASQALKKVVDEMERRYELFAHTGTRNIEGYNDHIRKHNATEDVEQPLLPYIVVIVDELADLMMVASSDVEDSITRLAQMARAAGIHLIIATQRPSVDVITGVIKANIPSRIAFAVSSATDSRTILDMGGAEKLLGRGDMLFHPVGASKPVRIQGAFLSDEEVQEVVDFVIGQQKAQYQENMIPEDIPETNSEVDDELYPDAVDLVLEMQTASVSMLQRRFRIGYTRAARLIDEMEARGIVGPYEGSKPRTVLMGKSSEDIS
- a CDS encoding YlzJ-like family protein, whose protein sequence is MILYTTIPQELIFQTDELEYGKQTMIDYSGVPLLVEMDENRDYRVVRVMSSDPCHYLDERYCPGTVLSNKQF
- a CDS encoding ATP-dependent Clp protease proteolytic subunit; its protein translation is MDKEKLRNAGQNQEQEKPKEDQTSGLIEKIQQLGQTNVPQLAQDSKIHCLTIIGQVEGHLALPPQNKTTKYEHIIPQLVAIEQNPKIEGLLVILNTVGGDVEAGLAISEMLASLSKPTVSIVLGGGHSIGVPIAVSCDYSFIAETATMTIHPIRLTGLVISVPQTFEYLDKMQDRVIRFVTKHSEISEDDFKDLMFAKGNLTRDIGTNVIGNDAVDSGLIDAVGGIGEAMRKLNELIELKNNSSIGENEGLVQ
- a CDS encoding CoA pyrophosphatase, whose amino-acid sequence is MELSKVITKLSGHKPNILGHKELQTFAVLLPLLEKNNETHVLFEVRSMNLRRQPGEICFPGGKMEKDDPNHSQCAIRETSEELGISEEEIANVMPLDFMANATGNIIYPFVGTIKNPDKIKPNQLEVGEVFTVPLNYFLTTEPEVYKIHFKVVPEENFPLDLLIGGENYKWQIHPIDEYFYQYNGKVIWGLTAKILVHFLSILKND